A genomic stretch from Enterobacter dykesii includes:
- the trxB gene encoding thioredoxin-disulfide reductase, which yields MGTAKHSKLLILGSGPAGYTAAVYAARANLHPVLITGMEKGGQLTTTTEVENWPGDPNDLTGPLLMERMHEHAAKFETEILFDHINKVDLQNRPFRLTGDSGEYTCDALIVATGASARYLGLPSEEAFKGRGVSACATCDGFFYRNQKVAVIGGGNTAVEEALYLANIASEVHLIHRRETFRAEKILIKRLMDKVASGNIVLHTNRTLEEVTGDQMGVAGLRIRDTQNTDNVETLEVAGLFVAIGHSPNTAIFDGQLELENGYIKVQSGIHGNATQTSIPGVFAAGDVMDHIYRQAITSAGTGCMAALDAERYLDGLAEQGK from the coding sequence ATGGGCACGGCCAAACACAGTAAGCTGCTAATCCTTGGTTCTGGACCTGCGGGATATACCGCAGCGGTCTATGCTGCACGCGCTAACCTGCACCCGGTACTCATCACCGGTATGGAAAAAGGCGGTCAGCTGACCACCACCACCGAAGTGGAAAACTGGCCAGGGGACCCGAACGACCTGACCGGGCCGCTGCTGATGGAGCGCATGCACGAGCATGCCGCTAAATTCGAAACCGAAATTCTGTTCGACCACATCAATAAGGTCGATCTGCAGAACCGTCCGTTCCGCCTGACGGGCGACAGCGGCGAATACACCTGTGACGCGCTGATCGTTGCCACCGGCGCTTCTGCCCGTTACCTTGGTCTGCCATCCGAAGAAGCGTTCAAAGGCCGCGGCGTCTCTGCCTGCGCAACCTGTGATGGTTTCTTTTATCGCAACCAGAAAGTCGCGGTTATCGGCGGCGGCAACACCGCGGTGGAAGAAGCGCTGTACCTGGCGAACATTGCCTCTGAGGTGCACCTGATCCACCGTCGCGAAACCTTCCGCGCGGAGAAGATCCTGATCAAGCGTCTGATGGATAAAGTGGCAAGCGGCAACATCGTGTTGCACACTAACCGTACCCTGGAAGAAGTGACGGGCGACCAGATGGGCGTTGCCGGCCTGCGTATCCGTGATACCCAGAACACCGATAACGTCGAAACGCTGGAAGTGGCGGGTCTGTTTGTGGCGATCGGTCACAGCCCGAACACCGCGATCTTCGACGGTCAGCTGGAGCTGGAAAACGGCTACATCAAAGTGCAGTCCGGCATTCACGGTAATGCGACCCAGACCAGCATCCCTGGCGTGTTCGCGGCTGGCGACGTGATGGACCATATTTATCGTCAGGCGATTACTTCTGCGGGTACCGGTTGTATGGCCGCGCTGGACGCTGAACGCTACCTTGATGGACTGGCTGAACAAGGTAAATAA
- the cydD gene encoding heme ABC transporter permease/ATP-binding protein CydD produces the protein MEKTRQQELTRWLKQQSVISRRWLTISRLLGFVSGLLIVAQAWLLARILNHMIMENIPREALLLPFIVLILIFILRAWVVWLRERVGFHAGQHIRYEIRRQVLDRLQEAGPAWIQGKPAGSWATLILEQIDDMHDYYARYLPQMALAVFVPLLIVIAIFPVNWMAALILMGTAPLIPLFMALVGMGAADANRRNFLALGRLSGHFLDRLRGMETLRIFGRGEAETENIRQASQDFRQRTMEVLRLAFLSSGVLEFFTSLSIALVAVYFGFSYLGALDFGHYGTAVTLSAGFLALILAPEFFQPLRDLGTFYHAKAQAVGAADSLKTFLETPLAHPERGDVTLNAKDPVSIEAQDFSILSPEGKVLAGPLNFTLPARQRVVLVGTSGSGKSSLLNALSGFMAYTGSLRINKTELRNLDPDAWRKQLSWVGQNPQLPAATLRENVLLARPDARDDELQSVLDRAWVSEFLPLLPQGVDTVVGDQSAGLSVGQAQRVAVARALLNPCHLMLLDEPAASLDAHSEQRVMEALNAASRQQTTLMVTHQLEGIADWDQIWVMENGRIVEQGDYASLVAAQGPFAALLANRQEDI, from the coding sequence ATGGAAAAAACCCGTCAACAAGAGTTAACACGCTGGCTGAAACAGCAAAGCGTTATTTCCCGCCGCTGGCTTACGATTTCCCGTCTCCTGGGGTTCGTTAGCGGCCTGTTGATTGTTGCCCAGGCATGGCTGCTGGCCCGCATTCTTAATCATATGATCATGGAGAACATCCCGCGCGAAGCGCTGTTGCTGCCCTTTATTGTCCTGATCCTGATTTTTATCCTGCGCGCCTGGGTGGTGTGGCTGCGTGAGCGCGTCGGTTTTCACGCCGGACAGCATATCCGCTACGAGATCCGCCGTCAGGTGCTGGATCGCCTTCAGGAAGCCGGGCCCGCGTGGATCCAGGGTAAACCGGCCGGTAGCTGGGCGACGCTGATCCTTGAGCAGATTGACGATATGCACGACTACTATGCGCGCTATCTGCCGCAAATGGCCCTTGCCGTCTTCGTTCCGCTGCTGATCGTGATCGCCATCTTCCCTGTGAACTGGATGGCTGCGCTGATTCTGATGGGCACCGCCCCGCTGATCCCGCTGTTTATGGCGCTGGTCGGCATGGGGGCAGCGGATGCCAACCGCCGTAACTTCCTGGCATTGGGTCGCCTTAGCGGCCATTTCCTCGATCGTCTTCGCGGCATGGAGACGTTACGCATTTTTGGCCGCGGTGAAGCAGAAACCGAAAACATTCGCCAGGCATCACAGGACTTCCGTCAGCGCACCATGGAAGTGTTACGCCTCGCCTTCCTGTCTTCCGGCGTACTGGAATTCTTTACCTCGCTGTCGATTGCCCTCGTGGCGGTCTACTTTGGCTTCTCCTATCTTGGCGCGCTGGATTTCGGCCATTACGGCACGGCGGTGACCCTTTCAGCCGGATTCCTGGCGCTGATCCTGGCCCCGGAGTTTTTCCAGCCGCTTCGCGATCTGGGAACCTTCTATCACGCCAAAGCGCAGGCGGTTGGTGCAGCCGATAGCCTGAAAACGTTCCTGGAAACGCCGCTGGCCCACCCGGAGCGCGGTGACGTAACGCTGAATGCGAAAGATCCGGTGTCCATTGAAGCGCAGGACTTTTCCATTCTGTCGCCCGAAGGCAAAGTGCTCGCCGGTCCGCTGAACTTTACCTTACCTGCGAGACAACGCGTGGTGCTCGTCGGCACCAGCGGTTCCGGGAAAAGCTCTCTGCTGAATGCGCTATCCGGCTTTATGGCCTACACGGGTTCACTGCGGATCAACAAAACCGAACTGCGCAACCTCGATCCAGACGCCTGGCGTAAACAGCTCAGCTGGGTGGGCCAGAACCCGCAGCTTCCCGCCGCTACGCTGCGTGAAAACGTCCTGCTGGCGCGCCCGGATGCGCGTGACGATGAACTGCAATCGGTGCTCGACCGCGCCTGGGTCAGCGAGTTTCTGCCGCTGCTCCCGCAGGGGGTAGATACCGTGGTCGGCGATCAGTCCGCCGGGCTGTCGGTCGGACAGGCGCAGCGCGTAGCCGTGGCACGCGCGCTGCTTAACCCATGCCATCTGATGCTACTGGATGAGCCTGCCGCCAGCCTGGATGCCCACAGCGAACAGCGCGTAATGGAGGCCCTGAACGCCGCCTCCCGGCAGCAAACCACCCTGATGGTCACCCACCAGCTGGAAGGGATTGCCGACTGGGACCAGATCTGGGTCATGGAGAACGGCCGTATTGTTGAGCAAGGCGATTACGCCTCTCTCGTTGCCGCCCAGGGACCGTTTGCCGCCCTACTGGCGAACCGTCAGGAGGATATCTGA
- the lrp gene encoding leucine-responsive transcriptional regulator Lrp — MVDSKKRPGKDLDRIDRNILNELQKDGRISNVELSKRVGLSPTPCLERVRRLERQGFIQGYTALLNPHYLDASLLVFVEITLNRGAPDVFEQFNAAVQKLEEIQECHLVSGDFDYLLKTRVPDMSAYRKLLGETLLRLPGVNDTRTYVVMEEVKQSNRLVIKTR, encoded by the coding sequence ATGGTAGATAGCAAGAAGCGCCCTGGCAAAGATCTCGACCGTATCGATCGTAACATTCTTAATGAATTGCAAAAGGATGGGCGTATTTCCAACGTCGAGCTTTCAAAACGTGTGGGACTTTCCCCGACGCCGTGCCTTGAGCGTGTGCGCCGACTGGAAAGACAGGGTTTCATTCAGGGCTATACAGCTCTGCTGAACCCGCATTATCTGGATGCCTCACTTCTGGTATTTGTTGAGATTACTCTGAATCGTGGTGCGCCGGATGTGTTTGAGCAATTTAACGCCGCTGTACAAAAACTTGAAGAAATTCAAGAGTGTCACCTGGTGTCCGGTGATTTCGACTACCTGTTGAAAACCCGTGTGCCTGATATGTCCGCCTACCGTAAGCTGCTGGGTGAAACCCTGCTGCGTCTGCCAGGCGTGAACGACACCCGTACTTATGTGGTGATGGAAGAGGTCAAACAGAGCAATCGTCTGGTTATTAAGACGCGCTAA
- the lolA gene encoding outer membrane lipoprotein chaperone LolA: protein MKKIAIACALLTSFVASSVWADAASDLKSRLDKVSSFHASFTQKVTDGSGNAVQEGQGDLWVKRPNLFNWHMTQPDESILVSDGKTLWFFNPFVEQATATWLKDATSNTPFMLIARNQSSDWQQYNIKQTGDEFVLTPKGSNGNLKQFTINVSTNGTINQFGAVEQDDQRSSYQLKSQQNGAVDASKFTFTPPKGVTVDDQRNK from the coding sequence ATGAAAAAAATCGCCATCGCCTGTGCATTACTCACCAGTTTTGTCGCCAGCAGCGTCTGGGCTGATGCAGCCAGCGACCTTAAAAGCCGACTGGATAAAGTAAGCAGCTTCCACGCCAGCTTCACGCAAAAAGTGACGGACGGCAGCGGCAACGCGGTGCAGGAAGGTCAGGGAGATTTGTGGGTAAAACGCCCGAATCTGTTCAACTGGCACATGACCCAGCCGGATGAAAGCATCCTGGTGTCGGACGGCAAAACCTTATGGTTCTTCAACCCGTTCGTTGAGCAGGCAACGGCCACCTGGCTGAAAGATGCCACCAGCAATACGCCGTTTATGCTGATTGCCCGTAACCAGTCCAGCGACTGGCAGCAGTACAATATTAAACAGACGGGTGATGAGTTTGTCCTGACGCCGAAAGGCAGCAACGGCAACCTGAAGCAGTTCACCATTAACGTAAGCACCAACGGTACCATTAATCAGTTCGGCGCGGTTGAGCAGGACGATCAGCGCAGCAGCTACCAGCTCAAGTCTCAGCAGAACGGCGCCGTTGATGCATCGAAATTCACCTTTACCCCGCCGAAGGGCGTAACGGTGGACGACCAACGCAATAAGTAA
- a CDS encoding DNA translocase FtsK 4TM domain-containing protein — translation MSQEYTEDKEVTLSKLSSGRRLLEALLIVIALFAVWLMAALLSFNPSDPSWSQTAWHEPIHNLGGVPGAWLADTLFFIFGVMAYTLPVIIIGGCWFAWRHRQNDDYIDYFAVSLRLIGALALILTSCGLAAINADDIWYFASGGVIGSLLSSALQPMLHSSGGTLALLCIWAAGLTLFTGWSWVSIAEKIGSFILTILTFASNRTRRDDTWVDEDEYEDEEEDDAPVQRRESRRARILRGALARRQRVAEKFANPLGRKTDAALFSGKRMDEDEQVAYRAAGVAVDPDDVLFSGSRATPGDFDEYDPLLNGHSVTEPVAAAAAATTAAQAYAAPVDAVTPSAPVSPPESVIQQPQVDWQTAPGVHTPEPVIAPEPESYIPVQQEQWQQPYQPPQPAYEPQDYPHYEQPVAQPYQEYVPESVEPVQPYVEPQPEPEIVEEVKPSRPPMYYFEEVEERRAREREQLAAWYQPVPEPVQEPVTKAPSVSVPPVDPTPAVAPVAESVKQATAAAAVAAPVFSLATGSAPRPQVKEGIGPQLPRPNRVRVPTRRELASYGIKLPSQRMAEEKAREPEYEDDADEMQQDELARQFAVQQNQRYGEEYQHDEPVLEDEEDAAEAELARQFAATQQQRYSGEQPAGANPFSLSDFEFSPMKDLVDDGPSEPLFTPSVMPEAEPVRQQPAPQAYSQPQQPVQQPYAQPHQSVQQPPQPPQFQQPAPQPQESLIHPLLMRNGDSRPLQRPSTPLPSLDLLTPPPSEVEPVDTFALEQMARLVEARLADFRIKADVVNYSPGPVITRFELNLAPGVKAARISNLSRDLARSLSTVAVRVVEVIPGKPYVGLELPNKKRQTVYLREVLDNTKFRDNPSPLTVVLGKDIAGDPVVADLAKMPHLLVAGTTGSGKSVGVNAMILSMLYKAQPEDVRFIMIDPKMLELSVYEGIPHLLTEVVTDMKDAANALRWSVNEMERRYKLMSALGVRNLAGYNEKIAQAMRMGRPIPDPYWKPGDSMDAQHPVLEKLPYIVVLVDEFADLMMTVGKKVEELIARLAQKARAAGIHLVLATQRPSVDVITGLIKANIPTRIAFTVSSKIDSRTILDQGGAESLLGMGDMLYSGPNSTSPVRVHGAFVRDEEVHAVVQDWKARGRPQYVDGITSDTESEGGGGGFDGGEELDPLFDQAVNFVTEKRKASISGVQRQFRIGYNRAARIIEQMEAQGIVSEQGHNGNREVLAPPPFD, via the coding sequence TTGAGCCAGGAATACACTGAAGACAAAGAAGTCACACTATCGAAGCTAAGCAGCGGACGTCGTCTCCTCGAGGCTTTGCTGATTGTTATTGCCCTTTTCGCCGTCTGGCTGATGGCAGCCTTACTCAGTTTCAACCCCTCAGATCCCAGCTGGTCACAAACTGCATGGCATGAGCCTATCCATAATTTAGGCGGTGTCCCCGGTGCCTGGCTTGCGGACACGCTGTTCTTCATTTTCGGTGTGATGGCCTACACCCTTCCCGTCATTATTATTGGCGGATGCTGGTTTGCGTGGCGTCATCGTCAGAACGATGATTACATCGACTATTTTGCCGTGTCGCTGCGCCTGATTGGCGCACTGGCGCTGATCCTCACCTCGTGCGGGCTAGCGGCGATAAATGCGGATGATATCTGGTACTTCGCCTCTGGCGGGGTGATCGGCAGCTTACTCAGTTCTGCGCTGCAGCCGATGCTGCACAGCAGCGGCGGTACGCTGGCGCTGCTGTGCATCTGGGCGGCTGGGTTGACGCTGTTTACCGGCTGGTCCTGGGTGAGCATTGCCGAGAAAATTGGCAGTTTTATCCTCACCATTCTGACCTTCGCCAGCAACCGTACCCGCCGTGACGATACGTGGGTTGATGAAGACGAGTACGAAGATGAAGAGGAAGACGACGCGCCTGTGCAGCGTCGCGAGTCTCGTCGTGCGCGTATTCTGCGCGGCGCGCTGGCACGTCGCCAGCGTGTTGCTGAGAAATTTGCCAACCCGCTGGGTCGTAAAACCGATGCGGCGCTCTTCTCCGGTAAACGCATGGATGAAGACGAGCAGGTTGCGTATCGCGCTGCAGGTGTCGCCGTCGATCCTGACGATGTGCTCTTCTCCGGCAGCCGTGCCACGCCGGGTGACTTCGACGAATACGATCCGCTGTTAAACGGCCATTCGGTTACCGAGCCGGTTGCAGCCGCCGCAGCCGCGACGACCGCTGCGCAGGCGTATGCCGCGCCTGTCGACGCCGTGACGCCATCCGCGCCGGTTTCGCCGCCGGAATCCGTTATCCAGCAGCCTCAGGTTGACTGGCAGACTGCGCCAGGCGTTCACACGCCGGAGCCGGTTATCGCGCCTGAACCTGAAAGCTACATCCCTGTGCAGCAGGAGCAGTGGCAGCAGCCTTATCAGCCGCCGCAGCCTGCGTATGAACCGCAAGATTATCCGCACTATGAACAGCCTGTGGCCCAACCTTATCAGGAGTATGTGCCTGAGTCGGTTGAACCTGTGCAGCCTTATGTAGAGCCGCAGCCTGAACCTGAAATCGTGGAAGAGGTAAAACCCTCTCGTCCACCAATGTACTATTTTGAAGAAGTCGAAGAGCGTCGTGCGCGTGAACGTGAACAGCTGGCCGCATGGTACCAGCCTGTGCCTGAACCGGTGCAGGAGCCAGTGACGAAAGCGCCTTCTGTTTCTGTTCCACCGGTCGACCCGACGCCTGCTGTTGCACCCGTAGCAGAAAGCGTGAAGCAGGCTACCGCGGCTGCTGCCGTGGCTGCACCTGTCTTTAGCCTGGCAACAGGGAGCGCGCCACGTCCTCAGGTGAAGGAGGGGATTGGCCCGCAACTGCCTCGCCCTAATCGCGTTCGCGTTCCAACCCGCCGTGAGCTTGCCTCTTATGGCATCAAGCTGCCTTCCCAGCGTATGGCCGAAGAGAAAGCGCGCGAGCCTGAGTACGAAGATGACGCCGATGAAATGCAGCAGGACGAGCTGGCCCGTCAGTTCGCCGTGCAGCAGAATCAACGCTACGGTGAAGAATATCAGCACGATGAACCGGTGCTGGAAGACGAAGAGGACGCGGCTGAAGCCGAATTGGCGCGCCAGTTTGCCGCCACCCAGCAGCAGCGCTATTCCGGTGAACAACCGGCTGGTGCAAATCCGTTCTCGCTGTCTGATTTTGAATTCTCACCGATGAAGGATCTGGTGGATGATGGCCCGAGCGAGCCTTTATTTACCCCGAGCGTGATGCCGGAAGCAGAGCCTGTGCGCCAGCAGCCAGCACCACAGGCCTACTCGCAGCCGCAACAACCTGTTCAGCAGCCGTATGCGCAGCCGCATCAATCTGTTCAGCAGCCACCACAGCCGCCGCAGTTCCAGCAGCCTGCGCCTCAGCCGCAGGAAAGTCTGATTCACCCGCTGCTGATGCGTAACGGTGACAGCCGTCCGCTGCAGCGTCCAAGCACGCCGCTGCCGTCTCTGGATCTGTTAACGCCGCCGCCGTCAGAAGTGGAACCGGTTGATACCTTCGCGCTGGAGCAGATGGCGCGTCTGGTGGAAGCGCGTCTGGCTGACTTCCGCATCAAGGCAGACGTGGTGAACTACTCGCCGGGTCCTGTTATCACACGATTTGAACTGAACCTGGCGCCTGGCGTTAAAGCCGCGCGTATTTCCAACCTGTCCCGTGACCTGGCGCGTTCTCTGTCGACCGTTGCGGTACGTGTGGTGGAAGTAATACCGGGCAAACCGTACGTTGGCCTTGAGCTGCCGAACAAGAAACGTCAGACCGTCTACCTGCGTGAAGTGCTGGATAACACCAAATTCCGCGATAACCCCTCTCCGCTGACGGTGGTGCTGGGTAAAGATATCGCTGGCGATCCGGTCGTTGCGGATCTTGCCAAAATGCCTCACCTGCTGGTAGCGGGTACTACCGGTTCCGGTAAGTCTGTCGGTGTGAACGCCATGATCCTCAGCATGCTCTATAAAGCGCAGCCGGAAGATGTGCGTTTCATCATGATCGACCCGAAAATGCTCGAACTTTCGGTCTACGAAGGCATCCCGCATCTGCTGACCGAAGTGGTCACCGATATGAAGGACGCCGCCAACGCTCTGCGCTGGAGCGTCAATGAGATGGAACGCCGCTACAAGCTGATGTCTGCGTTAGGCGTGCGTAACCTGGCCGGTTATAACGAGAAAATCGCCCAGGCGATGCGCATGGGGCGTCCGATCCCGGATCCTTACTGGAAGCCGGGTGACAGCATGGATGCCCAGCATCCGGTGCTGGAAAAACTGCCTTATATCGTCGTGCTGGTCGATGAATTCGCTGACCTGATGATGACCGTCGGTAAGAAAGTTGAAGAGCTGATTGCCCGTCTGGCGCAGAAAGCGCGTGCGGCCGGTATTCACCTTGTGCTCGCGACCCAGCGTCCTTCCGTGGACGTTATCACTGGTCTTATCAAAGCGAACATCCCGACGCGTATCGCCTTTACCGTATCCAGTAAAATTGACTCCCGTACCATTCTTGACCAGGGCGGCGCAGAGTCGCTGCTGGGTATGGGTGATATGCTCTATTCAGGCCCGAACTCTACCTCTCCGGTGCGTGTCCACGGTGCGTTCGTCCGCGATGAGGAAGTACACGCCGTCGTGCAGGACTGGAAGGCGCGCGGTCGTCCGCAATACGTTGACGGTATTACCAGCGATACGGAAAGCGAAGGCGGCGGCGGTGGCTTCGACGGCGGCGAAGAGCTGGATCCGTTATTCGATCAGGCGGTTAACTTCGTTACTGAAAAACGCAAAGCGTCCATCTCTGGCGTGCAGCGTCAGTTCCGAATTGGCTATAACCGCGCAGCGCGCATCATCGAGCAGATGGAAGCGCAGGGCATTGTGAGCGAGCAGGGGCATAACGGTAACCGCGAGGTGCTGGCGCCGCCGCCGTTTGATTAA
- the rarA gene encoding replication-associated recombination protein RarA yields MGNLSLDFSDNAFQPLAARMRPENLAQYIGQQHLLAAGKPLPRAIEAGHLHSMILWGPPGTGKTTLAEVIARYANADVERISAVTSGVKEIREAIERARQNRNAGRRTILFVDEVHRFNKSQQDAFLPHIEDGTIFFIGATTENPSFELNSALLSRARVYLLKSLTTEDIEKVLTQAMDDKARGYGGQDIVLPDDTRRAIAELVNGDARRALNTLEMMADMAEVDDAGKRVLKPELLTEIAGERSARFDNKGDRFYDLISALHKSVRGSAPDAALYWYARIITAGGDPLYVARRCLAIASEDVGNADPRAMQVALSAWDCFTRVGPAEGERAIAQAIVYLACAPKSNAVYTAFKAAMSDARERPDYDVPVHLRNAPTKLMKEMGYGQEYRYAHDEPNAYAAGEEYFPQEMAQTRYYHPTNRGLEGKIGEKLTWLAGQDQNSPIKRYR; encoded by the coding sequence GTGGGCAATCTGTCGCTCGATTTTTCAGATAACGCGTTTCAACCTCTGGCCGCCCGTATGCGGCCAGAAAATTTAGCGCAGTACATCGGCCAGCAGCATCTGCTGGCTGCCGGTAAGCCATTGCCGCGCGCCATTGAGGCCGGGCATCTTCACTCCATGATCCTCTGGGGCCCCCCTGGCACCGGCAAGACCACGCTTGCAGAAGTGATCGCCCGCTATGCCAACGCGGACGTTGAACGTATCTCGGCGGTCACCTCCGGCGTGAAAGAGATCCGTGAGGCGATCGAGCGTGCGCGGCAGAACCGCAATGCCGGACGGCGCACCATCCTCTTCGTGGACGAAGTCCACCGCTTCAACAAGAGCCAGCAGGATGCCTTCCTGCCGCACATTGAAGACGGCACGATCTTCTTCATCGGCGCGACCACCGAAAACCCGTCGTTTGAACTGAACTCGGCGCTGCTTTCCCGCGCGCGCGTTTACCTGCTCAAATCGCTGACCACCGAGGATATCGAAAAGGTTCTCACCCAGGCGATGGACGACAAAGCGCGCGGCTACGGCGGGCAGGATATCGTTCTGCCTGACGACACGCGTCGTGCGATTGCCGAACTGGTTAACGGCGATGCGCGTCGGGCGCTGAACACGCTGGAAATGATGGCCGATATGGCCGAAGTCGACGATGCCGGGAAGCGTGTGCTGAAGCCGGAACTGCTCACCGAAATTGCCGGGGAGCGTAGCGCGCGGTTCGATAATAAAGGCGACCGTTTTTACGACCTGATCTCGGCGCTGCATAAGTCCGTGCGCGGCAGCGCGCCGGATGCGGCGCTTTACTGGTACGCGCGCATTATCACTGCGGGCGGCGATCCTTTATATGTCGCGCGTCGCTGTCTGGCGATTGCGTCAGAAGATGTCGGTAATGCCGATCCTCGCGCCATGCAGGTTGCACTGTCGGCCTGGGACTGCTTCACCCGCGTTGGACCCGCGGAAGGCGAACGTGCCATTGCGCAGGCGATTGTCTATCTGGCCTGTGCGCCGAAAAGCAATGCGGTTTATACCGCGTTCAAAGCGGCGATGTCCGACGCGCGCGAACGTCCGGACTACGACGTGCCGGTTCACCTGCGTAACGCGCCGACCAAACTGATGAAAGAGATGGGCTATGGGCAGGAGTATCGCTACGCTCACGACGAGCCCAATGCCTACGCCGCCGGGGAGGAATATTTCCCGCAGGAGATGGCACAAACGCGCTATTATCACCCCACAAACAGAGGTCTTGAAGGCAAGATTGGTGAAAAGCTCACCTGGCTCGCCGGACAGGATCAAAATAGCCCTATAAAACGCTACCGTTAG
- the serS gene encoding serine--tRNA ligase, giving the protein MLDPNLLRNEPDAVAEKLARRGFKLDVDKLRAFEERRKVLQVQTENLQAERNSRSKSIGQAKARGEDIEPLRLEVNKLGEELDQAKAELDVLQAEIRDIALAIPNIPDDSVPVGKDENDNVEVKRWGTPREFDFEVRDHVTLGEMHAGLDFAAAVKLTGSRFVVMKGQIANLHRALAQFMLDLHTEQHGYSETYVPYLVNHDTLYGTGQLPKFAGDLFHTRPLDEEADSSNYALIPTAEVPLTNLVRDEIIDEDDLPIKLTAHSPCFRSEAGSYGRDTRGLIRMHQFDKVEMVQIVRPEESMDALEEMTGHAEKVLELLGLPYRRMALCTGDMGFGACKTFDLEVWVPAQNTYREISSCSNVWDFQARRMQARCRSKSDKKTRLVHTLNGSGLAVGRTLVAVLENYQQADGRIEIPEVLRPYMKGQQYIG; this is encoded by the coding sequence ATGCTCGATCCCAATCTGCTGCGTAATGAGCCAGACGCAGTCGCTGAAAAACTGGCACGCCGGGGCTTTAAGCTGGATGTAGATAAGCTGCGCGCTTTTGAAGAGCGTCGTAAAGTTCTGCAGGTACAAACTGAAAATCTGCAGGCAGAGCGTAACTCTCGATCGAAATCCATCGGCCAGGCGAAAGCGCGCGGGGAAGATATTGAGCCATTACGCCTGGAAGTGAACAAGCTGGGTGAAGAACTGGATCAGGCAAAAGCTGAGCTGGATGTTCTTCAGGCCGAGATTCGTGATATTGCCCTGGCTATCCCGAATATTCCTGACGACAGCGTGCCTGTTGGCAAAGATGAAAACGACAACGTTGAAGTGAAACGCTGGGGTACGCCTCGTGAGTTTGACTTCGAGGTGCGCGATCACGTGACGCTGGGCGAAATGCACGCGGGCCTGGACTTTGCGGCTGCGGTTAAGCTGACCGGCTCCCGTTTTGTGGTGATGAAAGGCCAGATTGCCAATCTGCACCGTGCGCTGGCGCAGTTCATGCTGGATCTGCACACCGAGCAGCATGGCTACAGCGAAACCTACGTGCCGTATCTGGTCAACCACGATACGCTGTACGGTACGGGCCAGCTGCCGAAATTTGCCGGCGATCTGTTCCATACCCGTCCGCTGGACGAGGAAGCAGACAGCAGCAACTACGCGCTGATCCCAACCGCGGAAGTGCCGCTGACTAACCTCGTGCGTGATGAGATCATCGATGAAGACGACCTGCCAATTAAGCTGACGGCACACTCTCCGTGCTTCCGTTCTGAAGCCGGTTCTTACGGTCGCGACACGCGCGGTCTGATCCGTATGCACCAGTTCGACAAGGTTGAGATGGTGCAGATCGTTCGTCCTGAAGAGTCCATGGACGCGCTGGAAGAGATGACCGGCCACGCGGAGAAAGTGCTGGAGCTGCTGGGTCTGCCGTACCGTCGTATGGCCCTGTGCACCGGTGATATGGGCTTTGGTGCCTGCAAAACCTTCGATCTGGAAGTGTGGGTGCCTGCGCAGAACACTTACCGCGAGATCTCCTCCTGCTCTAACGTCTGGGATTTCCAGGCGCGCCGCATGCAGGCTCGCTGCCGCAGCAAATCTGACAAGAAAACCCGTCTGGTGCATACCCTGAACGGTTCTGGTCTGGCTGTGGGTCGTACGCTGGTTGCCGTGCTGGAAAACTATCAGCAGGCAGACGGTCGTATTGAAATCCCTGAAGTGCTGCGTCCATACATGAAAGGCCAGCAGTACATCGGCTAA